A portion of the Streptomyces sp. YPW6 genome contains these proteins:
- a CDS encoding YihY/virulence factor BrkB family protein, whose product MLYRNVSKRRMAWHLLKDTVNSCIEYRILGLAAEAAFFTLLSLPPLLLGMIGLLGYVDEWTATTTVASIERNILSASQTVLSERGVNDFAKPLLADVTTGARPDVISLGFAIALWSGSRAVNVFIDTITVMYGLDGHRGIVRTRLLAFLLYVVALLLGAVVLPLLVVGPDRVVEFVPWGTEVIAVLYWPLVILLTIAFLTTLYHVSVPVRSPWIEDVPGALVALGMWVLGSFLLRIYLTSTVEGPTIYGSLAAPIAVLLWIGISAFAVLVGAAVNAAIDRVWPSLATAAAREATERARAAQAAEFVARTRSAAYDGTDDDDDEDDGPAYMPSEFPERWSRFLPPDDVKSRLHATWEKEPKDAKESSRTRHARESTADTEVGEPPAR is encoded by the coding sequence GTGCTCTACCGCAACGTCTCCAAACGGCGCATGGCGTGGCACTTGCTCAAGGACACCGTCAACTCGTGCATCGAGTACCGCATTCTGGGGCTCGCGGCCGAGGCGGCGTTCTTCACCCTGCTCTCGCTGCCTCCGCTGCTGCTCGGCATGATCGGACTGCTCGGCTACGTCGACGAGTGGACGGCCACCACCACGGTCGCCTCCATCGAGCGCAACATCCTCTCCGCCTCCCAGACGGTGCTCTCCGAGCGCGGGGTCAACGACTTCGCCAAGCCGCTGCTCGCCGACGTCACGACCGGGGCCCGCCCCGACGTCATCTCCCTCGGCTTCGCCATCGCCCTGTGGTCGGGCTCCCGCGCGGTGAACGTCTTCATCGACACCATCACCGTCATGTACGGCCTCGACGGCCACCGCGGCATCGTCAGGACCCGGCTGCTCGCCTTCCTGCTGTACGTCGTCGCCCTGCTGCTCGGCGCGGTGGTCCTGCCGCTGCTGGTCGTCGGACCGGACCGGGTGGTCGAGTTCGTGCCCTGGGGCACCGAGGTGATAGCCGTCCTGTACTGGCCGCTGGTGATACTGCTGACCATCGCGTTCCTCACGACGCTCTATCACGTGTCCGTGCCGGTGCGGTCGCCCTGGATCGAGGACGTGCCCGGGGCGCTGGTGGCGCTCGGCATGTGGGTCCTCGGCAGCTTCCTGCTCCGGATCTACCTGACCAGCACGGTCGAGGGCCCGACCATCTACGGCTCCCTGGCGGCGCCGATCGCCGTCCTGCTGTGGATCGGCATCTCCGCCTTCGCGGTCCTGGTCGGCGCCGCGGTCAACGCGGCCATCGACCGGGTCTGGCCCTCGCTCGCCACGGCCGCCGCCCGCGAGGCGACCGAACGCGCCAGGGCCGCGCAGGCCGCCGAGTTCGTCGCCCGCACCCGCTCGGCCGCCTACGACGGCACGGACGACGACGATGACGAGGACGACGGCCCCGCGTACATGCCCTCCGAGTTCCCCGAGCGCTGGTCCCGCTTCCTGCCGCCCGACGACGTGAAATCCCGGCTGCACGCGACCTGGGAGAAGGAGCCCAAGGACGCGAAGGAGAGCAGCAGGACCCGTCACGCGCGGGAATCGACAGCGGACACCGAGGTCGGGGAGCCGCCCGCCCGCTGA
- a CDS encoding 3-hydroxyacyl-CoA dehydrogenase, whose protein sequence is MRIRIVGAGAMGRGIAQWAASAGHTVELGDVRPEAVKEALEFVASMLDRAVAKGRTTAADRDAAVARLVPLAEPWAAGPDVELVIEAVREDLGTKAEVFGKLERVLPASAVFATNTSSLSVTRIAATLQDPSRLAGLHFFNPVPLMRIVEVVPGAATRPEIPALLTGLVEGCGHRAVTVADTPGFLVNHAGRGLVTEALALLEESVADPAAVDRIARDVLGLRMGPFELMDLTGLDVTAAVIDSIWQGFRYEDRLRPSFLTPNRVVAGLHGRKTGRGWYAYGDGASGPAPESPVTGEADRPVFLASAGRPETAAYEEELAASLEAAGVRVERGDGPSAQAVVLVPVWGTPVSAAVAEGGLPRERTFGVEVLPAAGRRRVLAVTAAGDPAAARDARAVLARAAGGEEPYAVSVVRDTAGSVAQRLLSSVVAVGCSIAERSLAAPADIDLAVTTGLGYPAGPLAWGERIGAVRVLALQRALHASTGDPRHRPTRWVTERAALGLALTDPGTSPADCLG, encoded by the coding sequence ATGCGTATCAGGATCGTCGGAGCCGGGGCCATGGGCCGGGGCATCGCCCAGTGGGCGGCGAGCGCGGGTCACACCGTGGAGCTGGGTGACGTGCGGCCCGAGGCGGTGAAGGAGGCCCTGGAGTTCGTCGCGTCGATGCTGGACCGGGCGGTCGCGAAGGGCCGGACGACGGCCGCCGACCGGGACGCGGCGGTGGCCCGGCTGGTGCCGCTCGCCGAGCCGTGGGCGGCGGGCCCGGACGTGGAGCTGGTGATCGAGGCCGTACGGGAGGACCTGGGGACGAAGGCCGAGGTGTTCGGGAAGCTGGAGCGGGTGCTGCCCGCCTCCGCCGTCTTCGCGACGAACACCTCGTCCCTGTCGGTGACCCGCATCGCGGCGACCCTCCAGGATCCGTCGCGCCTGGCCGGCCTGCACTTCTTCAACCCGGTGCCGCTGATGCGGATCGTGGAGGTGGTGCCGGGCGCGGCCACCCGTCCGGAGATCCCGGCGCTGCTCACCGGGCTGGTCGAGGGGTGCGGGCACCGGGCGGTGACCGTCGCCGACACCCCCGGATTCCTGGTCAACCACGCCGGGCGCGGGCTGGTGACCGAGGCGCTGGCGCTGCTGGAGGAGTCGGTGGCGGACCCGGCGGCGGTCGACCGGATCGCCCGGGACGTGCTGGGGCTGCGGATGGGCCCCTTCGAGCTGATGGACCTGACCGGTCTCGACGTGACGGCCGCGGTGATCGACTCGATCTGGCAGGGCTTCCGGTACGAGGACCGGCTGCGCCCGTCCTTCCTGACGCCGAACCGGGTGGTGGCCGGGCTGCACGGCCGCAAGACGGGCCGGGGCTGGTACGCGTACGGCGACGGGGCGTCCGGCCCCGCACCGGAGAGCCCGGTCACCGGGGAGGCGGACCGCCCGGTGTTCCTGGCCTCGGCCGGGCGGCCGGAGACGGCGGCGTACGAGGAGGAGCTGGCGGCGTCCCTGGAGGCGGCGGGGGTCCGCGTCGAGCGGGGCGACGGGCCGTCGGCGCAGGCCGTGGTGCTGGTGCCCGTCTGGGGAACGCCGGTGTCGGCGGCGGTCGCGGAGGGCGGGCTGCCCCGGGAGCGTACGTTCGGCGTCGAGGTGCTGCCCGCGGCGGGGCGGCGGCGGGTCCTCGCGGTGACGGCGGCCGGTGACCCGGCGGCAGCGCGGGACGCGCGGGCGGTGCTGGCGCGGGCCGCCGGGGGCGAGGAGCCGTACGCGGTGTCGGTGGTGCGGGACACGGCGGGCTCGGTCGCGCAGCGGCTGCTCTCCTCGGTCGTGGCCGTCGGCTGCTCGATCGCGGAACGCTCGCTGGCCGCGCCCGCCGACATCGATCTCGCGGTGACCACGGGCCTCGGCTATCCGGCCGGACCGCTGGCGTGGGGCGAGCGGATCGGGGCCGTGCGGGTGCTGGCGCTCCAGCGGGCGCTGCACGCGTCGACGGGCGACCCGCGGCACCGGCCGACGCGCTGGGTCACGGAGCGGGCCGCCCTGGGTCTCGCGCTGACCGATCCGGGGACGTCGCCGGCGGACTGCCTGGGCTGA
- a CDS encoding acetyl-CoA C-acetyltransferase, protein MPLDVVICEPLRTPIGRFGGAFAQQTPAALAARVIAEIVTRTGIDPERVDEVILGHAYPTSEAPAIGRVAALDAGLPSSVTGSQVDRRCGSGLQAVLDAAMQIRAGFSDVVIAGGVDVMSAAPYYTHDGRWGIKGPGLHLHDALARGRVTAGGVNHPVPGGMIETAENLRRQYRISRADQDALALRSQQRAARSVAEGRYDAETVPVTVRTRKGETTVTADEHPRPDTTAEQLAALRPVMAKSDRDATVTAGNASGQNDAAAACLVTSAGTAERLGLTPLVRLVSFARAGVPAATMGIAPVAATRTALDRAGLTLADLDLIELNEAFAAQVLACTGELGLGEKDHEQRINVNGSGISLGHPVGATGARILATLTRELHRREARYGLETMCIGGGQGLAAVFERVAD, encoded by the coding sequence GTGCCGCTCGACGTCGTCATCTGCGAACCCCTGCGCACCCCCATCGGCCGGTTCGGCGGGGCCTTCGCCCAGCAGACCCCGGCCGCGCTGGCCGCACGTGTCATCGCGGAGATCGTCACCCGCACCGGTATCGATCCCGAACGGGTCGACGAGGTGATCCTCGGCCACGCCTACCCGACCAGCGAGGCCCCCGCCATCGGCCGCGTCGCCGCCCTGGACGCCGGACTGCCCAGTTCGGTCACCGGCTCCCAGGTCGACCGCCGCTGCGGCTCCGGTCTCCAGGCGGTGCTGGACGCGGCGATGCAGATCCGGGCCGGGTTCAGCGACGTCGTGATCGCGGGCGGCGTCGACGTGATGAGCGCCGCCCCCTACTACACCCACGACGGACGCTGGGGCATCAAGGGGCCCGGCCTCCACCTCCACGACGCCCTCGCCCGGGGCCGGGTGACCGCCGGAGGCGTCAACCACCCGGTTCCCGGCGGCATGATCGAGACGGCGGAGAACCTGCGCCGCCAGTACCGCATCAGCCGCGCCGACCAGGACGCCCTGGCGCTGCGCTCCCAGCAGCGGGCCGCCCGTTCCGTCGCCGAGGGCCGCTACGACGCGGAGACCGTCCCCGTCACCGTACGCACCCGCAAGGGCGAGACGACGGTCACCGCCGACGAGCACCCACGCCCCGACACGACGGCCGAACAACTCGCCGCGCTCCGCCCCGTGATGGCGAAGTCGGACCGGGACGCCACCGTCACCGCGGGCAACGCCAGCGGCCAGAACGATGCGGCCGCCGCCTGTCTGGTCACCAGCGCCGGGACCGCCGAACGCCTCGGCCTCACGCCGCTCGTCCGCCTCGTCTCGTTCGCCCGTGCCGGGGTGCCCGCCGCGACCATGGGCATCGCCCCCGTCGCCGCCACCCGCACCGCCCTGGACCGGGCGGGACTCACGCTCGCGGACCTCGACCTGATCGAGCTCAACGAGGCGTTCGCCGCCCAGGTGCTCGCCTGTACGGGGGAGTTGGGCCTGGGCGAGAAGGACCACGAGCAGCGGATCAACGTCAACGGCTCGGGCATCTCCCTCGGCCATCCGGTCGGCGCCACCGGTGCCCGCATCCTCGCCACGCTCACGCGCGAACTCCACCGCCGCGAGGCGCGGTACGGGCTGGAGACGATGTGCATCGGCGGCGGCCAGGGTCTCGCCGCGGTCTTCGAGCGCGTCGCGGACTGA
- a CDS encoding DUF6597 domain-containing transcriptional factor, whose translation MPRGHQRYQERPSRLDGAVVWTLDAPSAPGQPARSVLPDGCMDLLWSAGRLIVAGPDTHAFEVDPRHRGSCSAIRFAPGTAPVLLGVPAHELRDHRVDLAELWPRTAVAALTARIARSADPAAALEDFALARSADTGPPDPLAAAVAEGLRRGRSVASTAAEAGLGARQLHRRSLAAFGYGPKTLARILRLQRALALIRTGLPYAEAACAAGCTDQPHLAREMRDLAGTTLGAYFAAGDASANSDTPHPSGSSTTA comes from the coding sequence ATGCCCCGGGGACACCAGCGCTACCAGGAGCGGCCCTCCCGGCTGGACGGTGCCGTCGTCTGGACGCTGGACGCCCCATCGGCCCCCGGGCAGCCCGCCCGGTCCGTGCTTCCCGACGGCTGCATGGACCTGCTCTGGAGCGCGGGCCGCCTGATCGTCGCCGGGCCCGACACCCACGCCTTCGAGGTCGACCCGCGCCACCGGGGCTCCTGCTCCGCGATCCGGTTCGCACCCGGCACCGCCCCCGTCCTCCTCGGCGTACCGGCGCACGAACTGCGCGACCACCGGGTCGACCTGGCCGAGCTCTGGCCCCGTACCGCTGTCGCGGCGCTCACCGCACGGATCGCCCGGTCCGCCGACCCCGCCGCCGCCCTGGAGGACTTCGCGCTCGCCCGGTCCGCCGACACCGGCCCGCCCGACCCGCTCGCGGCGGCCGTCGCCGAGGGGCTGCGACGCGGCAGGAGCGTCGCGTCCACGGCAGCCGAGGCCGGCCTCGGCGCCCGCCAGCTGCACCGCCGCTCCCTGGCCGCCTTCGGCTACGGCCCGAAGACCCTGGCCCGGATCCTCCGCCTCCAGCGGGCTCTGGCCCTCATCCGCACCGGCCTTCCGTACGCCGAAGCGGCCTGCGCGGCAGGCTGCACCGACCAGCCGCACCTGGCCCGGGAGATGCGCGACCTGGCCGGCACGACCCTCGGGGCCTACTTCGCGGCAGGCGACGCGTCGGCGAACAGCGACACCCCGCACCCGTCCGGGTCCAGCACCACCGCGTAG
- a CDS encoding acyl-CoA dehydrogenase family protein, with amino-acid sequence MAATTHTVTNQVPPLVGHDVFATDRVLSEAVERHIEPGILPVALEELGELGRAAGSAQAQKWGVQANAHPPVLRTHDRYGHRVDEVEFHPSWHRLLGHAVSAGLTDAWGRPAGHVRRAAGFLVWTQAEAGHGCPLSMTHAAVPALRTDPELAAVWEPLLTSHTYVQGLRNPREKAGVLFGMGMTEKQGGTDVRSNTTRAEPLSGEGGYLLTGHKWFCSAPMSDGFLVLAQAPGGLSCFLVPRVLPDGSRNVFLIQRLKDKLGNRSNASAEVEFDGTWARLVGEEGRGVRTIIEMVAATRLDCVVGSAGLMRQAVAQAVHHSAYRDAFGGPLIDKPLMRNVLADLALESEAATVLGMRLAAAYDADTDQERAFLRLALPAAKFWVTKRCTAVVGEALECLGGNGYVEESGMPRLLREAPLNSIWEGSGNVQALDVLRALSREPRALDAFLREVGKARGADHRLDAAIKGLLTELADLAGIEARARRLVERFALVLQGSLLVRWAPPEVADAFCASRLGGDGGAVFGTLPHSLDLASVVARARPSAG; translated from the coding sequence ATGGCAGCCACCACCCACACCGTGACCAATCAGGTTCCGCCGCTGGTCGGCCATGACGTCTTCGCCACCGACCGGGTCCTGTCGGAGGCCGTGGAGCGGCACATCGAGCCCGGGATCCTGCCCGTGGCGCTGGAGGAGCTCGGCGAGCTGGGCCGGGCGGCGGGCTCGGCCCAGGCCCAGAAGTGGGGCGTGCAGGCGAACGCGCACCCGCCCGTCCTGCGGACGCACGACCGCTACGGGCATCGCGTCGACGAGGTGGAGTTCCATCCGTCCTGGCACCGCTTGCTGGGCCACGCCGTGTCCGCCGGGCTGACCGACGCCTGGGGGCGGCCGGCCGGCCATGTCCGGCGCGCGGCGGGGTTCCTGGTCTGGACGCAGGCCGAGGCGGGGCACGGCTGCCCGCTGTCGATGACGCATGCCGCGGTGCCCGCGCTGCGCACCGATCCGGAGCTGGCCGCCGTGTGGGAGCCCCTGCTGACCTCGCACACGTACGTCCAGGGGTTGCGGAACCCGCGCGAGAAGGCCGGGGTGCTCTTCGGGATGGGCATGACGGAGAAGCAGGGCGGCACCGACGTACGGTCCAACACGACGCGGGCCGAGCCGCTGTCCGGCGAGGGCGGGTATCTGCTCACCGGGCACAAGTGGTTCTGTTCGGCGCCGATGTCGGACGGCTTCCTGGTGCTGGCGCAGGCGCCGGGCGGACTGAGCTGCTTCCTGGTGCCGCGGGTGCTCCCGGACGGCTCGCGCAACGTGTTCCTGATTCAGCGGCTCAAGGACAAGCTGGGCAACCGGTCCAACGCGTCCGCCGAGGTCGAGTTCGACGGGACCTGGGCCCGCCTCGTCGGCGAGGAGGGGCGCGGGGTGCGGACCATCATCGAGATGGTGGCGGCCACCCGGCTCGACTGCGTGGTGGGCTCGGCGGGGCTGATGCGGCAGGCGGTGGCGCAGGCGGTCCACCACAGCGCGTACCGCGACGCGTTCGGCGGGCCGCTGATCGACAAGCCGCTGATGCGCAATGTCCTGGCCGACCTGGCCCTGGAGTCGGAGGCGGCGACGGTGCTGGGCATGCGGCTGGCGGCGGCGTACGACGCGGACACCGATCAGGAGCGGGCCTTTCTGCGGCTCGCGCTGCCCGCCGCGAAGTTCTGGGTCACCAAGCGTTGCACCGCCGTGGTGGGCGAGGCGCTGGAGTGCCTGGGCGGCAACGGGTACGTCGAGGAGTCGGGGATGCCCCGGCTGCTGCGCGAGGCGCCGCTCAACTCCATCTGGGAGGGCTCGGGGAACGTCCAGGCGCTGGACGTGCTGCGGGCGCTCTCGCGGGAGCCGCGGGCGCTGGACGCGTTCCTGCGGGAGGTCGGGAAGGCACGCGGGGCGGATCACCGGCTGGACGCGGCGATCAAGGGCCTGCTGACGGAGCTGGCCGATCTGGCGGGTATCGAGGCGCGGGCGAGGCGGCTGGTGGAGCGGTTCGCGCTGGTGCTCCAGGGTTCGCTGCTGGTGCGGTGGGCTCCGCCGGAAGTGGCTGACGCGTTCTGCGCGTCGCGGCTCGGCGGGGACGGGGGCGCGGTGTTCGGGACGCTGCCGCACAGCCTGGATCTGGCCTCGGTGGTGGCACGGGCCCGGCCGTCCGCGGGGTAG
- a CDS encoding LysR family transcriptional regulator, translating into MELRHLNAFLAVAEELHFGRAAKRLQMAQPPLSQQIRQLERELGVQLFHRNTRSVRLTSAGESFLEPVRTVLDDLDTAVRAARSAGTGEYGRVTIGFAGASSHETLPRLTRAVRAAHPGLELVMTGQTYANTALSRVADGSLDLGFVRLPVTRPGIAHRVIDEEELVCALPSDHPLARSRAVPLAVLAGEPFVSFPANSGSTVRDAMTEACEGAGFTPRTVQEAPDSYTILALVAAGVGVTLTVTSVQHIQQNGLVYRPLAGPPIRLRAALAWRADNPSAALRAVLAVAEEALPTPVRRPD; encoded by the coding sequence ATGGAACTGCGCCACCTCAACGCCTTCCTCGCCGTCGCCGAGGAGCTGCACTTCGGCCGGGCCGCCAAGCGGCTCCAGATGGCCCAGCCCCCGCTGAGCCAGCAGATCCGCCAGCTGGAGAGGGAGCTCGGCGTCCAGCTCTTCCACCGCAACACGCGCTCGGTCCGTCTCACCAGCGCGGGGGAGTCCTTCCTCGAACCGGTACGGACCGTCCTGGACGACCTGGACACCGCCGTCCGGGCTGCCAGGTCGGCGGGGACCGGCGAGTACGGCCGGGTCACCATCGGCTTCGCCGGGGCCTCCAGCCACGAGACGCTGCCCCGGCTCACCCGGGCCGTGCGCGCGGCCCACCCAGGGCTCGAACTCGTCATGACCGGCCAGACGTACGCCAACACCGCCCTGTCCCGGGTCGCCGACGGCTCGCTCGACCTCGGCTTCGTCCGGCTCCCGGTGACCCGGCCCGGCATCGCGCACCGGGTGATCGACGAGGAGGAACTGGTCTGCGCCCTGCCCTCCGACCACCCGCTCGCCCGGAGTCGGGCCGTTCCCCTGGCCGTACTCGCCGGTGAACCGTTCGTCTCCTTCCCCGCCAACTCCGGCTCCACCGTCCGCGACGCCATGACCGAGGCCTGCGAGGGCGCCGGCTTCACCCCGCGCACCGTCCAGGAGGCCCCCGACTCCTACACGATCCTCGCCCTGGTCGCCGCCGGGGTCGGCGTCACCCTCACGGTCACCTCGGTCCAGCACATCCAGCAGAACGGCCTGGTCTACCGCCCTCTCGCCGGTCCGCCCATCCGCCTCCGCGCCGCCCTGGCCTGGCGCGCCGACAACCCCTCCGCGGCCCTGCGCGCGGTGCTCGCCGTCGCGGAGGAAGCGCTGCCGACACCCGTGCGCAGGCCCGATTGA
- a CDS encoding VOC family protein, whose protein sequence is MTPRLDATSIITSDLAASLAFYRRLGLDIPEGAESAPHVEVTLPGGQRLLWDTEEVIASFDPDWQRPAGGGERVALAFACDSPQEVDAVYAELVGAGYTGHLEPWDAVWGQRYAVVLDPDGCGVSLFADASPAAK, encoded by the coding sequence ATGACTCCACGACTCGACGCCACCAGCATCATCACCTCCGACCTCGCGGCTTCCCTCGCCTTCTACCGGCGGCTCGGCCTCGACATTCCCGAAGGAGCGGAGTCCGCGCCCCACGTCGAAGTGACGCTGCCGGGCGGACAGCGGCTGCTGTGGGACACGGAGGAGGTCATCGCCTCGTTCGACCCGGACTGGCAGCGGCCCGCGGGCGGCGGTGAGCGGGTCGCCCTGGCGTTCGCCTGCGACAGCCCGCAGGAGGTGGACGCGGTGTACGCGGAGCTGGTCGGCGCCGGGTACACCGGGCACCTGGAGCCGTGGGACGCGGTGTGGGGGCAGCGCTACGCGGTGGTGCTGGACCCGGACGGGTGCGGGGTGTCGCTGTTCGCCGACGCGTCGCCTGCCGCGAAGTAG